Below is a genomic region from Prolixibacteraceae bacterium.
ATCAAAGAGAAAGTTTCTAAAGAGGAAGCTGAAGCACTTAAACAACAGCTAACAGAAGCTGGTGCTGAGGTTGAGCTTAAATAAGAAGTTGACCTTTCAAAAGAAGGTTTATGGTTTAGAATCCCGTTGTGGGGTTCTAAGCCTTTTTGCGTTTATGTTTTAGGTTCAATTAATTCGGTTGATTCATGTCTTCACAAACTGTAAATAATAGGATCAGTTTTGCTTCTGCAGAAAATCGTTTTGAATATCCTGATTTTCTGGAAGTACAGATCAAATCTTTCAAAGAGTTCTTCCAGTTGGGGGCATCGCCTGAGGAAAGAAAAATAGAGGGCCTTAATCAGGTGTTCGGTGATAACTTCCCAATCACGGATACTCGAAATAACTTTGTCCTTGAGTTTATTGATTATTCAGTCGATCCACCTCGCTATACTCTCGAGGAGTGTATAGATAGAGGCTTGACTTATAGTGTGCCAATCAAGGCAAAATTAAAGTTGTATTGTACTGACGAAGAGCACGAGGACTTCGATACTGTGGTTCAGGAGGTATACTTGGGTACAATTCCATATATGACCCCAAGTGGATCTTTTGTGATCAATGGTGCGGAGCGCGTAGTGGTGTCTCAGTTACACCGTTCTCCAGGAGTGTTCTTTGGTCAGAGTGTGCATGCAAATGGCACGAAACTTTATTCTGCTCGAATTATCCCATTTAAGGGATCATGGATTGAGTTTGCAACAGACATCAATGGTGTTATGTTTGCTTACATCGATCGTAAAAAGAAATTACCAGTAACGACATTGTTACGTGCAATCGGCTATGAAAGCGATAAGGATATCTTAGAGATATTTGGATTGGCTGATGAGATTCGCGTATCTAAGTCCGGAATCAAAAAGATTGTAGGTAGAAAATTAGCTGCACGTGTCTTGAAGACATGGGTAGAGGATTTTGTAGATGAGGATACAGGTGAAGTAGTTTCTATCGAGCGTAATGAAGTCATTATCGACCGTGAAACAGTTATCGAGCCTGAACATTTGGATGAAATTCTAGATTCTGGTGCGAAAACTATTCTTCTTCACAAAGAAGAGCAGAACCTAGCTGATTTTGCAATCATCTATAATACACTGCAGAAAGATCCATGTAACTCGGAGAAAGAAGCAGTATTATATATCTATAGACAGTTACGTAACTCAGAGCCGCCTGATGAGGCAACAGCTCGTGACGTAATTGACAAACTATTTTTCTCAGAAGTACGTTATGACTTAGGAGAAGTTGGTCGTTATAGAATCAATAAAAAATTAAATTTGGATATTGATTCTGATACGCGTGTTTTGACTAATCAAGATATGATTGAGATCATTAAGTATCTTATCAAATTGATTAACTCGAAGACGGATATCGATGATATCGATCACCTTTCTAATAGACGTGTACGTACTGTAGGAGAGCAAATGTATAACCAGTTTGGCGTTGGTTTAGCACGTATGGCCCGTACAATTCGTGAGCGAATGAATGTACGTGACAACGAGGTGTTTACTCCAACAGATTTGATTAATTCGAAGACATTGTCATCGGTGATCAACTCTTTCTTCGGAACCAATGCGTTATCACAGTTCATGGATCAAACGAACCCACTAGCAGAGATGACTCACAAGCGTCGTATGTCTGCATTGGGACCTGGAGGACTTTCACGTGATCGTGCTGGTTTCGAGGTGCGTGATGTTCACTACACTCACTATGGTCGTTTGTGTCCAATTGAAACACCAGAGGGACCAAACATTGGTTTGATTTCTTCTCTTTGTGTGTTTGCAAAGATTACAGATCTTGGATTTATCTCGACACCTTACCGTCCAGTTGCTGAGGGTAAAGTTGATTTGGATAATCAAGATGTTGTGTATCTAACAGCAGAAGAAGAAGAAGGTAAGATTATTGCTCAGGCAAATGCTACTTATGCTGAAGATGGTTCGTTTGTTAATCCAAGAGTGAAGGCTCGTTTGGATGCAGATTATCCTATGGCAGAGGTTGCTGATGTTGATTTGATGGACGTAGGTCCTAACCAGATTGCATCTATTGCTGCATCTTTGATTACTTTCTTGGAGCATGATGATGCGAACCGTGCATTGATGGGATCTAACATGATGCGTCAGGCTGTTCCATTGTTGTGTCCACAATCTCCAATTGTGGGTACAGGTCTTGAGGCTCGTGTAGCTGAAGATTCTCGTGTTCAGATCACTGCTGAGAAAGATGGTGTTATTGATTATGTGGATGGTAGTAAAATTGTTGTTCGTTATGACGCTACAGAAAATGAGCGTTATGTAAGCTTTAATGCTGATACGGAAAGCTACAACGTACCTAAATATAAGAAGACCAACCAAGGTACATGTATTGACTTGAAGCCAATTGTTTCTCCTAACCAACGTGTTAAGAAGGGACAAATCCTTACTGATGGTTATGCTACGCAGCAAGGAGAATTAGCTTTAGGGCGTAACCTAAAAGTGGCCT
It encodes:
- the rpoB gene encoding DNA-directed RNA polymerase subunit beta — protein: MSSQTVNNRISFASAENRFEYPDFLEVQIKSFKEFFQLGASPEERKIEGLNQVFGDNFPITDTRNNFVLEFIDYSVDPPRYTLEECIDRGLTYSVPIKAKLKLYCTDEEHEDFDTVVQEVYLGTIPYMTPSGSFVINGAERVVVSQLHRSPGVFFGQSVHANGTKLYSARIIPFKGSWIEFATDINGVMFAYIDRKKKLPVTTLLRAIGYESDKDILEIFGLADEIRVSKSGIKKIVGRKLAARVLKTWVEDFVDEDTGEVVSIERNEVIIDRETVIEPEHLDEILDSGAKTILLHKEEQNLADFAIIYNTLQKDPCNSEKEAVLYIYRQLRNSEPPDEATARDVIDKLFFSEVRYDLGEVGRYRINKKLNLDIDSDTRVLTNQDMIEIIKYLIKLINSKTDIDDIDHLSNRRVRTVGEQMYNQFGVGLARMARTIRERMNVRDNEVFTPTDLINSKTLSSVINSFFGTNALSQFMDQTNPLAEMTHKRRMSALGPGGLSRDRAGFEVRDVHYTHYGRLCPIETPEGPNIGLISSLCVFAKITDLGFISTPYRPVAEGKVDLDNQDVVYLTAEEEEGKIIAQANATYAEDGSFVNPRVKARLDADYPMAEVADVDLMDVGPNQIASIAASLITFLEHDDANRALMGSNMMRQAVPLLCPQSPIVGTGLEARVAEDSRVQITAEKDGVIDYVDGSKIVVRYDATENERYVSFNADTESYNVPKYKKTNQGTCIDLKPIVSPNQRVKKGQILTDGYATQQGELALGRNLKVAFMPWQGYNYEDAIVISERIVRDDVFTSIHIDEYSLEVRDTKRGLEEFTSDIPNVSEEATRNLDENGLIRIGAVVKPGDILIGKITPKGESDPSPEEKLLRAIFGDKAGDVKDASLKASPSLKGVVIDKRLFSRVQKDKKARTTTKPLLEQIDQEFEVQANRLKDILVDKLFNLVNGKTSQGVEDYFGVDIISKGTKFTQKLLSSIDYMTVNGNDWTTDEDKNHMIVSLVRNYIMKYKEFEAVVKRKRYNVTIGDELPAGIIQLAKVYIAKKRKLQIGDKMAGRHGNKGIVSRIVRQEDMPFLEDGTPVDIVLNPLGVPSRMNLGQIYETVLGWAGMELGCKFSTPIFDGATLDEISELCDKASVPRFGRTRLINGETGERFDQPATVGVIYMLKLGHMVEDKMHARSIGPYSLITQQPLGGKAQFGGQRFGEMEVWALEAYGAANILQEILTVKSDDVIGRAKAYEAIVKGDPMPTPGIPESLNVLLHELRGLGLSVDLE